One Cucurbita pepo subsp. pepo cultivar mu-cu-16 chromosome LG11, ASM280686v2, whole genome shotgun sequence DNA window includes the following coding sequences:
- the LOC111805211 gene encoding protein bicaudal C homolog 1-A-like isoform X2, with translation MSAASRGRVTITLGRSGQVVKKASPGTDVSVSDSWPVSGTKRSVRDRLGSSSDSDGLYGSQLANKRLRGDDVSHSHIGKDDLRYKLLQKDAFRRAQSDNKKCLDLRERLPKANQAPIRHLDSRYHDPPLHNTNILRRTPSMRSADDLPQKDTLGSSYSSWTMDNLRQRSPARIVEPLRRYSLQRDDEKLQRRTTNSSVENARSVGYVAKDIHNASGSVSTATFMTNSLLPPTSAKPVAPVVPLHPPPSGIAHKTLYPGDELQSIDGLLQSLGLGKYSILFKAEEVDMTALKQMGENDLKELGIPMGPRKKILLAIAPRSKRQP, from the exons aTGTCAGCAGCTTCAAGGGGTAGAGTTACCATTACACTCGGCCGTAGCGGACAG GTAGTAAAAAAGGCCAGCCCAGGGACCGATGTTTCAGTCTCTGATTCTTGGCCCGTGTCTGGAACTAAGCGGTCTGTAAGAGATAGGTTGGGAAGTAGCTCTGATAGTGATGGGTTATATGGAAGCCAACTCGCCAACAAACG ATTACGAGGAGATGATG TGTCACACTCACACATTGGTAAAGACGACCTTCGGTATAAACTTTTGCAAAAAGATGCATTCAGGCGTGCTCAAAGTGATAATAAGAAGTGTTTAGATCTTCGGGAGAGGCTACCTAAGGCAAATCAAGCTCCTATACGCCACCTTGATTCACGGTATCATGATCCACCATTGCACAACACAAACATCTTACGTCGAACCCCTTCAATGAGAAGTGCAGATGATTTACCTCAGAAGGACACGTTAGGTAGTTCTTATTCCTCATGGACCATGGATAATTTGAGACAAAGATCACCTGCTAGAATTGTAGAACCATTGAGGCGCTACTCTCTACAAAGAGATGATGAGAAACTGCAGAGAAGGACGACAAACTCTTCTGTCGAAAATGCAAGATCAGTGGGCTATGTAGCCAAAGATATTCACAATGCTTCAGGTTCTGTTAGTACTGCAACTTTTATGACAAATTCTCTATTGCCTCCTACGTCTGCAAAGCCTGTGGCACCGGTTGTTCCATTACATCCTCCGCCAAGTGGCATTGCACACAAAACTCTCTATCCA GGTGACGAACTTCAAAGTATAGATGGCTTGTTGCAGTCTCTAGGATTGGGAAAATATTCCATTCTTTTTAAGGCTGAGGAA GTTGATATGACTGCCTTGAAGCAAATGGGGGAGAATGATCTCAAAGAGCTTGGAATACCTATG
- the LOC111805211 gene encoding protein bicaudal C homolog 1-A-like isoform X1, protein MSAASRGRVTITLGRSGQVVKKASPGTDVSVSDSWPVSGTKRSVRDRLGSSSDSDGLYGSQLANKRLRGDDGMSNWSSNGLDVSHSHIGKDDLRYKLLQKDAFRRAQSDNKKCLDLRERLPKANQAPIRHLDSRYHDPPLHNTNILRRTPSMRSADDLPQKDTLGSSYSSWTMDNLRQRSPARIVEPLRRYSLQRDDEKLQRRTTNSSVENARSVGYVAKDIHNASGSVSTATFMTNSLLPPTSAKPVAPVVPLHPPPSGIAHKTLYPGDELQSIDGLLQSLGLGKYSILFKAEEVDMTALKQMGENDLKELGIPMGPRKKILLAIAPRSKRQP, encoded by the exons aTGTCAGCAGCTTCAAGGGGTAGAGTTACCATTACACTCGGCCGTAGCGGACAG GTAGTAAAAAAGGCCAGCCCAGGGACCGATGTTTCAGTCTCTGATTCTTGGCCCGTGTCTGGAACTAAGCGGTCTGTAAGAGATAGGTTGGGAAGTAGCTCTGATAGTGATGGGTTATATGGAAGCCAACTCGCCAACAAACG ATTACGAGGAGATGATGGTATGTCGAATTGGAGTTCTAATGGGTTGGACG TGTCACACTCACACATTGGTAAAGACGACCTTCGGTATAAACTTTTGCAAAAAGATGCATTCAGGCGTGCTCAAAGTGATAATAAGAAGTGTTTAGATCTTCGGGAGAGGCTACCTAAGGCAAATCAAGCTCCTATACGCCACCTTGATTCACGGTATCATGATCCACCATTGCACAACACAAACATCTTACGTCGAACCCCTTCAATGAGAAGTGCAGATGATTTACCTCAGAAGGACACGTTAGGTAGTTCTTATTCCTCATGGACCATGGATAATTTGAGACAAAGATCACCTGCTAGAATTGTAGAACCATTGAGGCGCTACTCTCTACAAAGAGATGATGAGAAACTGCAGAGAAGGACGACAAACTCTTCTGTCGAAAATGCAAGATCAGTGGGCTATGTAGCCAAAGATATTCACAATGCTTCAGGTTCTGTTAGTACTGCAACTTTTATGACAAATTCTCTATTGCCTCCTACGTCTGCAAAGCCTGTGGCACCGGTTGTTCCATTACATCCTCCGCCAAGTGGCATTGCACACAAAACTCTCTATCCA GGTGACGAACTTCAAAGTATAGATGGCTTGTTGCAGTCTCTAGGATTGGGAAAATATTCCATTCTTTTTAAGGCTGAGGAA GTTGATATGACTGCCTTGAAGCAAATGGGGGAGAATGATCTCAAAGAGCTTGGAATACCTATG